In Nitrospirota bacterium, a genomic segment contains:
- the gyrB gene encoding DNA topoisomerase (ATP-hydrolyzing) subunit B, protein MEEQTNQQESYTAEDIKILKGLEGVRKRPAMYIGTTGIEGLHHLVYEVVDNSVDEYLAGYCKSIEVIIHLDGSCTVIDDGRGIPAGPHPGDPKGRSAAEIALTELHAGGKFESKAYRISGGLHGVGVSVVNALSEWLDVEIKQNGNVYQQHFERGKATGSLTIVGRTRGKGTKITFKPDHEIFEILDFSWDILSQRLRELAFLNKGLKITLTDERIEKSQTFHYSGGVVSFVEYLNKNKTPIYPKPIYIHGEKEDLIVEIAIQYNDGYAETLYTYANNINTKEGGTHLVGFKSALTRTVNTYAISSGLLKNGNALAGEDVREGLTAVINVKLMSPQFEGQTKMKLGNSEVKGIVESIMNEGLSTYFEESPSIAKKIIEKALQAARARDAARKAKELARRKGALEDTGLPGKLADCSEKDPSLSELFIVEGDSAGGSAKQGRDRRTQAILPLRGKILNVEKARFDKMLGSEEIKILITALGTGIGSDDFDIAKIRYHKIILMTDADVDGAHIRTLLLTFFYRQMPEIIEKGYLYIAQPPLFKVKKGKTEKYIQNESEMQNMLFELASEDIELIIRGQTLRGKILIPYIKRLYRFERLIDWFERRRRDPDILKFLLSIGIDRNILKDRMKLEKLLKMIRENDQKTFIGEVVLDEEHQTYGVEIKRQNYKIDLDINFVTSPEFREIENLFSIIKDFGTPPYRVKIKDETIEINGSKELLEFILSTAKRGLTIQRYKGLGEMNPQQLWETTMDPDKRTLLQVTIQDSVEADSIFTILMGDQVEPRKEFITTHALEARNIDI, encoded by the coding sequence ATGGAAGAACAGACAAATCAGCAAGAATCTTATACCGCAGAAGATATAAAAATACTAAAAGGACTTGAAGGCGTCAGAAAAAGACCTGCTATGTATATAGGCACAACAGGTATTGAAGGTCTCCATCACCTTGTCTATGAAGTTGTTGACAACAGTGTTGACGAATATCTCGCAGGATATTGCAAGAGCATTGAAGTAATAATACACCTTGATGGAAGCTGTACAGTTATAGATGATGGAAGGGGTATTCCTGCAGGTCCTCATCCAGGAGATCCTAAAGGACGTTCTGCAGCAGAGATAGCACTTACAGAATTACATGCTGGGGGCAAGTTTGAGTCAAAGGCTTATCGTATCTCTGGTGGATTACATGGAGTAGGGGTTTCAGTCGTAAATGCCCTTTCAGAATGGCTTGATGTAGAAATAAAACAGAATGGAAATGTATATCAACAGCATTTTGAAAGAGGAAAGGCAACTGGTTCTTTAACCATTGTTGGGAGGACAAGAGGTAAAGGAACGAAAATTACTTTTAAGCCTGACCATGAGATATTTGAAATTCTGGATTTTAGCTGGGATATATTATCTCAAAGACTAAGAGAATTAGCGTTTCTGAATAAAGGACTTAAAATAACATTAACTGATGAAAGGATAGAAAAAAGTCAGACATTTCACTATTCAGGTGGAGTGGTATCCTTTGTTGAATACCTTAATAAAAATAAGACACCTATTTACCCCAAACCTATTTATATACATGGTGAAAAAGAAGATCTTATTGTTGAAATAGCTATTCAATATAATGATGGTTATGCAGAAACTCTTTACACTTATGCTAATAACATCAATACAAAAGAAGGAGGAACTCATCTTGTTGGTTTCAAGTCTGCTTTGACGAGAACAGTTAATACATATGCTATCTCAAGTGGGCTTTTAAAAAATGGTAATGCTCTTGCAGGAGAGGATGTACGTGAAGGGCTCACGGCAGTAATAAATGTTAAACTCATGTCACCTCAATTTGAAGGCCAGACAAAAATGAAACTCGGAAATAGTGAGGTAAAAGGCATTGTTGAATCTATAATGAACGAAGGCCTTTCAACCTATTTTGAAGAAAGTCCTTCTATTGCAAAAAAGATCATAGAAAAAGCATTACAGGCTGCAAGGGCAAGAGATGCAGCACGTAAAGCAAAAGAACTTGCAAGAAGAAAGGGAGCACTTGAGGATACTGGACTTCCTGGAAAACTTGCAGATTGTTCAGAGAAGGATCCATCTCTGAGTGAATTATTTATTGTTGAAGGAGATTCTGCAGGGGGGTCTGCAAAACAGGGCAGGGATAGACGAACTCAGGCTATATTGCCATTGAGAGGTAAGATATTGAATGTTGAAAAAGCACGATTTGACAAAATGCTTGGCTCAGAAGAGATTAAAATACTGATAACAGCTTTAGGAACAGGAATTGGTTCTGATGATTTCGATATTGCAAAGATAAGATATCACAAGATTATACTAATGACGGATGCTGATGTTGACGGTGCACATATAAGAACACTGCTGTTAACTTTTTTCTATAGACAGATGCCTGAAATAATAGAAAAGGGATATCTTTATATTGCCCAGCCACCTTTGTTTAAAGTTAAAAAAGGCAAAACAGAAAAATATATACAGAATGAGTCAGAAATGCAAAATATGCTCTTTGAGCTTGCTTCTGAAGATATTGAATTGATTATTAGAGGTCAGACATTAAGGGGAAAGATACTAATACCATATATAAAGAGATTATATAGGTTTGAGCGCCTCATTGACTGGTTTGAACGCAGAAGAAGAGACCCTGATATCCTGAAGTTTCTTCTTTCAATCGGTATAGACAGAAATATCTTGAAAGATAGAATGAAACTTGAGAAGTTGTTGAAAATGATCAGGGAAAATGATCAGAAAACCTTTATAGGAGAGGTTGTTCTTGATGAAGAGCATCAGACTTATGGAGTAGAGATAAAGAGGCAGAATTATAAAATAGATCTGGATATCAATTTTGTTACATCGCCAGAATTCAGAGAGATTGAAAATCTTTTTAGCATTATAAAAGATTTTGGAACACCTCCTTACAGAGTAAAGATAAAGGATGAAACGATTGAAATTAATGGAAGCAAGGAACTCCTTGAGTTTATACTCTCAACAGCAAAAAGAGGACTTACAATACAGCGATATAAAGGACTTGGAGAAATGAACCCACAGCAACTTTGGGAGACTACCATGGATCCTGATAAAAGGACACTCCTTCAGGTAACAATACAGGACTCTGTTGAGGCCGATAGTATATTCACCATCCTCATGGGGGATCAGGTTGAACCGAGGAAAGAATTTATTACTACACATGCTCTTGAAGCCAGAAATATTGATATATAA
- the dnaN gene encoding DNA polymerase III subunit beta — protein MKLTISKDEMLEKLANIQNIIEKKNTMPILSHFLLHASKKGSYIIATDIETAIKEPLEANIEKEGKLCIPARKLFEIVREVEGDLYFESLEETTAEGWLKIRSGASNFKIATLPSSDFPAWPNLGDVEELLIDAEVLLEMIEKTLYSAGESDTRYTLNGLLFHMKPQDKNFIVVGTDGHRLALIKRDMESEMKSEKKIIVPRKGVSELRKFLADSDGSEEKKKVKISIGEKHLLFSIDKIQFLTRLIEGSYPNYENVIPQSNEKKMFIGREPFIRVLRRVSVMSKERASAVKFDLDKDTLTVSSSSPDIGEAKEEVAIEYKFDKLSLGFNARYVLDVLGGMSDEKVVFEFQDPLSPVLVKEAGNEFYQCVIMPMRI, from the coding sequence ATGAAATTAACTATATCTAAGGACGAGATGCTTGAAAAGCTTGCGAATATTCAGAATATTATTGAAAAGAAGAATACAATGCCTATACTGAGCCACTTTCTTCTCCATGCATCCAAGAAGGGTTCGTATATAATTGCAACAGATATTGAAACTGCTATAAAAGAACCTTTAGAAGCTAATATAGAAAAAGAGGGAAAGCTCTGTATTCCTGCAAGAAAACTTTTTGAGATTGTAAGGGAAGTTGAGGGAGATTTATATTTTGAAAGCCTTGAAGAAACTACAGCCGAAGGCTGGTTGAAGATTAGATCGGGTGCAAGTAATTTTAAGATTGCTACGCTTCCATCATCTGATTTTCCTGCATGGCCAAACCTGGGTGATGTTGAAGAATTATTGATTGACGCCGAAGTTCTACTGGAAATGATTGAGAAAACGCTATATTCTGCAGGGGAAAGTGATACAAGATATACACTGAATGGCCTTCTTTTCCATATGAAGCCTCAGGATAAAAATTTTATAGTTGTAGGAACAGATGGCCACAGACTGGCATTAATCAAAAGAGATATGGAAAGTGAAATGAAAAGTGAAAAGAAAATTATTGTTCCAAGGAAGGGTGTATCTGAGCTAAGAAAATTTCTTGCAGATTCTGATGGAAGCGAGGAGAAAAAGAAGGTAAAAATATCTATTGGAGAAAAACATCTTCTTTTCTCTATAGACAAGATACAATTCCTGACAAGACTAATAGAAGGCTCTTATCCAAACTATGAAAATGTCATCCCACAGTCTAATGAGAAAAAGATGTTCATTGGAAGAGAGCCTTTTATCAGGGTATTAAGAAGGGTATCTGTTATGTCCAAGGAGAGAGCAAGTGCGGTGAAGTTTGACCTTGATAAAGATACCCTCACCGTCTCATCATCAAGCCCTGACATCGGTGAGGCAAAAGAAGAAGTTGCAATAGAATATAAATTTGATAAACTTTCACTCGGTTTCAATGCGCGATATGTGCTGGATGTACTTGGAGGTATGTCAGATGAAAAAGTTGTTTTTGAATTTCAGGACCCACTTAGTCCAGTTCTTGTAAAAGAAGCCGGAAATGAATTTTATCAATGCGTTATTATGCCAATGAGGATATAG
- the dnaA gene encoding chromosomal replication initiator protein DnaA, protein MTVEEIWSNSLSKIEKKVGSSIIELWFRPIKLTQIKEQQLTIDIPNRFFKDWIEDNYPEIISETISSILGHPVNIRYRIAEKIDPNVKKMDMLLENRRQKLVSRGIYLNPKYTFDNFVTGPSNQFAQAAAKKVAEALGKTYNPFFVYGGVGLGKTHLINAVGNAVFDKRPDLIVIYVSAEQFTNEVVSAIRHEKMSELKEKYRNVDLLLLDDIHFIANKTQTQEEFFHTFNAIYDRQRQIVISSDRPPKEIGAVTDRLRSRFSMGLIADIQPPELETKIAIIQKKAEIERINISDDVAYYLASRVKSNIRELEGCLIRLGAQSSLTGKPIDKEMAKQILRDLIDDEEKPVTTDLIQRIVSDHFGVKLLELKARKRTKEVALPRQIAMYLTKQLTNLSLNDIGKNFGGKDHATVLYACRQIDDKRTKDETFNRLIESFIRKLKG, encoded by the coding sequence ATGACAGTTGAGGAAATATGGTCAAATAGTCTTTCAAAAATAGAAAAAAAAGTTGGAAGCAGTATAATTGAACTGTGGTTCAGGCCAATTAAACTCACGCAGATTAAAGAACAGCAGTTAACAATTGATATCCCCAACCGTTTTTTTAAAGACTGGATAGAAGATAACTACCCTGAAATAATATCAGAAACAATAAGTAGTATTCTGGGACATCCAGTTAATATTAGATACAGAATTGCGGAGAAAATAGACCCTAATGTAAAAAAAATGGATATGTTATTGGAAAACCGACGACAGAAACTTGTAAGTAGAGGAATCTATTTAAACCCAAAGTATACATTTGATAATTTTGTTACAGGCCCATCTAATCAATTTGCCCAGGCAGCAGCAAAGAAAGTTGCAGAGGCTTTAGGAAAGACATATAATCCCTTTTTTGTTTATGGAGGAGTTGGACTGGGTAAAACACATCTGATTAATGCGGTTGGAAATGCGGTATTTGATAAAAGGCCAGATTTAATAGTAATTTATGTCTCTGCAGAACAGTTTACTAATGAAGTGGTATCTGCAATAAGGCATGAAAAAATGAGTGAACTTAAAGAAAAATATAGAAATGTTGACCTTTTGCTTCTTGACGATATACATTTTATTGCAAATAAAACACAGACACAGGAAGAATTCTTTCATACTTTTAATGCTATATACGATAGGCAGAGACAGATCGTGATATCGAGTGACAGACCTCCTAAAGAAATAGGTGCTGTTACGGACAGATTGAGATCAAGATTCAGCATGGGTCTTATTGCGGATATTCAACCACCTGAACTTGAAACAAAGATTGCAATTATTCAAAAAAAGGCAGAAATAGAACGGATTAATATATCTGATGATGTTGCTTATTATCTTGCCTCAAGAGTAAAGTCTAATATTCGTGAACTTGAAGGCTGTCTGATACGGCTCGGCGCTCAATCTTCTCTTACCGGAAAGCCTATAGATAAAGAAATGGCAAAACAGATACTTCGTGATCTCATTGATGATGAAGAAAAACCTGTAACAACTGATTTAATTCAGCGAATTGTAAGTGATCATTTTGGCGTTAAATTACTTGAATTAAAAGCACGTAAGAGAACCAAAGAAGTTGCTTTACCAAGACAAATAGCAATGTATCTTACCAAGCAATTAACTAACCTATCTCTGAATGATATCGGGAAGAATTTTGGTGGTAAAGATCATGCAACAGTCTTATATGCCTGTAGACAGATTGATGATAAAAGAACAAAAGATGAAACATTTAACCGATTAATTGAGAGTTTTATTCGAAAATTAAAAGGTTGA
- the prfB gene encoding peptide chain release factor 2 (programmed frameshift): protein MLLQNELKEELINLREKIESLRVIFDLTNLKEEIKTIKAKLSNNKVWSSPQMTRELLKRQSQLEDIVSHFESLSNRLSYLEDSIDILEEESGELFLNELHNDIKGLKEDLDSLEIEYLLSGQMDKNNAILTIHPGAGGTESQDWAQMLMRMYLRWAERHKFSTQIVDLIIGDEAGIKSATITITGRFAYGYLKSEAGVHRLVRISPYDANKRRHTSFAAVLVYPEIEDDVDIDIKEEDIKMDTFRSSGAGGQHVNKTSSAVRLTHIPTGIVVSCQNERSQYKNRTIALKILKARLYDLKIREKEKKLEEFVGDKKGIAWGSQIRSYILQPYRVVKDHRTNMETGNVESVLDGEIDSFIKEYLKKK from the exons ATGCTTTTACAGAATGAATTAAAAGAAGAACTAATAAATCTTAGGGAAAAAATAGAATCTTTAAGA GTTATCTTTGATTTAACAAATCTTAAAGAAGAAATTAAAACAATAAAGGCTAAACTCTCTAATAACAAAGTGTGGTCATCTCCGCAGATGACACGTGAACTTCTTAAAAGACAATCTCAACTCGAAGATATTGTTTCACATTTTGAGTCTCTATCTAACAGGTTATCATACCTGGAAGATTCGATAGACATACTCGAGGAAGAAAGTGGCGAGCTCTTTCTTAATGAATTACATAATGATATTAAAGGTCTGAAAGAAGATTTAGATTCTCTTGAAATTGAATATCTTCTTTCAGGTCAGATGGATAAAAATAATGCTATTCTCACTATTCATCCTGGAGCAGGTGGAACAGAAAGTCAGGATTGGGCTCAGATGCTTATGAGAATGTATCTTAGGTGGGCTGAACGACATAAATTTTCAACTCAGATTGTTGATCTAATTATAGGTGATGAAGCAGGTATAAAAAGTGCAACCATAACAATAACAGGACGATTTGCATATGGATATCTAAAATCAGAAGCTGGTGTTCACAGGCTTGTGAGAATATCACCTTATGATGCTAATAAAAGAAGACATACTTCTTTTGCAGCGGTACTCGTATATCCTGAGATTGAAGACGATGTTGATATTGATATAAAGGAAGAAGATATCAAAATGGATACTTTCAGGTCATCTGGTGCAGGTGGACAACATGTCAATAAGACATCATCTGCTGTAAGGCTAACTCATATACCAACAGGAATTGTTGTAAGTTGTCAGAATGAACGCTCACAGTATAAGAACAGAACTATTGCTCTGAAGATTCTAAAAGCTCGTCTTTACGACCTTAAAATTAGAGAAAAGGAAAAGAAGCTTGAGGAATTTGTAGGGGATAAAAAAGGCATTGCTTGGGGGAGTCAGATAAGGTCTTATATTCTTCAACCTTATAGAGTGGTAAAGGATCACCGGACTAATATGGAAACAGGAAATGTAGAGTCAGTACTGGATGGAGAAATAGATAGTTTTATAAAAGAATATTTAAAGAAAAAATAA
- the lnt gene encoding apolipoprotein N-acyltransferase — MKLFLKNYIPAFLSGTILIFCFPFFDIFYLAWIAIVPFLLSLYKKNPRESFIAGFVFGLPYFFGTLYWIYHSINHYGNIPFLISIMIVILLCAYLCLYTGIFAILFSISINHTKLPALLIAPLFWTVLEFLRSYIFTGFPWSSIGYSQYKFLTAIQIADITGIYGVSFLILSVNGAFADIFLLKNRLKDVPLFPLSYSVIGFAILCLVTISVFIYGYMRLNEERQGKFFKASIIQGNIEQDKKWDSYYQNKVIETYKELSIRASLASPSIIIWPETALPFIFEEDKEYSSELIDFHKQLNTYLLFGSILVKEKNNEQYLFSNSAVMLDPYGKVTYIYDKIHLVPFGEYIPLQKILFFINKLVVGIGDYVQGERYIKAETPFGDFSTIICYEVIFPGLVRKFFLHGGDFIVNITNDAWFGRTTGPFQHFSMATFRAIENRKPIIRAANTGISGFIDSNGRILSKTALFQKTFLTENLKTDSTISFYSKYGDLFIYICIILSVLLLSNVSSKYKKFKL; from the coding sequence TTTACTATCACTATACAAAAAGAATCCAAGGGAATCTTTTATAGCAGGTTTTGTTTTTGGTCTTCCATATTTCTTCGGAACACTTTACTGGATATATCATTCAATAAATCACTATGGTAATATTCCTTTTCTGATAAGCATTATGATCGTTATATTACTCTGTGCCTATCTCTGCCTATATACAGGCATTTTTGCAATACTTTTTTCAATCAGCATCAATCATACAAAACTACCAGCTTTATTAATTGCGCCTTTATTCTGGACGGTATTAGAATTTCTGCGTTCTTATATATTTACAGGCTTTCCATGGTCAAGCATTGGATACAGCCAATATAAGTTTCTAACTGCCATTCAGATAGCTGATATAACTGGTATATATGGAGTATCGTTCCTTATTCTGTCCGTTAATGGTGCATTTGCTGATATTTTTCTACTTAAGAACCGCTTGAAAGACGTGCCTCTTTTTCCTCTTTCATATTCGGTAATCGGATTTGCTATCCTCTGCTTGGTAACAATTTCAGTATTTATTTATGGGTATATGAGATTAAATGAAGAGAGACAGGGCAAATTTTTTAAGGCGAGTATAATTCAAGGAAATATAGAACAGGATAAAAAATGGGACTCTTATTATCAAAATAAGGTTATAGAGACATATAAGGAACTATCAATCAGGGCATCGCTTGCCTCTCCCTCAATCATAATATGGCCAGAGACTGCTTTACCTTTTATATTCGAAGAAGATAAAGAATATTCTTCTGAACTTATTGATTTTCATAAACAATTAAATACTTATCTTCTTTTTGGAAGTATACTGGTTAAAGAAAAAAATAATGAACAATATCTATTTTCAAACAGCGCTGTAATGCTTGATCCATATGGAAAGGTAACTTATATATATGATAAAATACATTTAGTGCCTTTTGGGGAATATATACCACTACAAAAAATCCTTTTTTTTATTAATAAACTTGTTGTTGGTATTGGGGATTATGTGCAAGGTGAAAGGTATATTAAAGCCGAAACCCCTTTTGGAGATTTTTCAACCATTATTTGTTACGAGGTTATTTTTCCTGGTCTTGTCAGAAAGTTTTTTTTACATGGAGGAGATTTTATAGTGAATATAACAAATGACGCTTGGTTTGGGAGGACTACCGGACCATTTCAGCATTTTAGCATGGCAACTTTTCGCGCAATAGAGAACAGAAAACCTATAATCAGGGCTGCAAATACAGGGATTTCAGGTTTTATAGATAGCAATGGAAGAATATTATCTAAAACGGCTCTTTTTCAAAAAACATTTTTAACAGAAAATCTAAAAACTGATTCTACAATAAGTTTTTATTCTAAATATGGAGATCTTTTCATTTATATATGCATTATACTGTCAGTATTATTATTGTCAAATGTATCAAGCAAATATAAAAAATTTAAATTATAA